The following coding sequences lie in one Streptomyces xiamenensis genomic window:
- a CDS encoding enhanced serine sensitivity protein SseB — protein MNERWQGSAPGQDGGVDTGAAGGGGWPGNELEHALAASVGVPDAAPRLLQVLGRSPVWVPLPEGGGPDSRSLDLPTIELDGGVYVPVFSSAEQFRLVVGTHMSFTVAPVKEFARGLPPQAGLAVNPGGTVGVPVPPEGVAQLCRDTPGERVPGAPSGARMRLFEPDWQQEPVDFLAAAAGELSALPYVRTARRGLASAEGGAPALFIGLELDALAEEYRIGSHDALGRALARGAVPWPVQLVLLDAVTDPVVDWLRHSVQPFYRRDA, from the coding sequence ATGAACGAGCGTTGGCAGGGCTCCGCGCCCGGGCAGGACGGCGGCGTCGACACGGGGGCGGCCGGCGGGGGCGGCTGGCCGGGCAATGAGCTGGAGCACGCGCTGGCCGCCTCGGTCGGCGTGCCGGACGCCGCGCCGCGGCTGCTCCAGGTGCTGGGCCGCAGCCCGGTGTGGGTGCCGCTGCCGGAGGGCGGCGGCCCGGACAGCCGCAGCCTGGACCTGCCGACGATCGAGCTGGACGGCGGGGTGTACGTCCCGGTCTTCAGCTCCGCGGAACAGTTCCGGCTCGTGGTCGGCACCCACATGTCCTTCACCGTCGCCCCCGTCAAGGAGTTCGCCCGCGGACTGCCGCCGCAGGCCGGCCTCGCCGTCAACCCGGGCGGCACCGTCGGCGTCCCGGTCCCGCCGGAAGGCGTGGCCCAGCTGTGCCGGGACACCCCGGGCGAGCGCGTGCCCGGGGCGCCCTCCGGCGCCCGGATGCGCCTGTTCGAGCCGGACTGGCAGCAGGAGCCCGTCGACTTCCTGGCGGCGGCGGCCGGCGAGCTGTCCGCGCTGCCGTACGTGCGCACCGCGCGGCGTGGCCTGGCCAGCGCGGAGGGCGGCGCCCCGGCGCTGTTCATCGGCCTGGAGCTGGACGCACTGGCCGAGGAGTACCGGATCGGCAGCCACGACGCGCTGGGCCGCGCCCTGGCGCGCGGCGCGGTGCCCTGGCCGGTCCAGCTGGTGCTGCTGGACGCGGTGACCGACCCCGTCGTGGACTGGCTGCGCCACAGCGTGCAGCCGTTCTACCGGCGGGACGCATGA
- a CDS encoding enhanced serine sensitivity protein SseB C-terminal domain-containing protein, which translates to MTEAQGAIEELLPRVTADRPDIYETLLGALAHGEVWMLLWHGRPGDPDAQYGSVEVAGHGYAPAVTSPAELAASGWPRDHEVIGGRDIAAALYPDHWGLWLNPHTPGGGLGVPWADLRRIAGGLDRLPAGPLVITEPTAPAEPFYRRLADEARRTPVLRSLRRGWVRPAVGSAYLVIGLEVDDPGEAAESVRRMMARAVEAVPDGLAVATVAMADAYDPVALWLRARARPFYSAPTAS; encoded by the coding sequence ATGACCGAAGCCCAGGGGGCGATCGAGGAACTGCTTCCCCGGGTGACGGCCGACCGCCCGGACATCTACGAGACGCTGCTGGGCGCGCTCGCGCACGGCGAGGTGTGGATGCTGCTGTGGCACGGCCGGCCCGGCGACCCGGACGCCCAGTACGGCAGCGTCGAGGTCGCCGGCCACGGCTACGCGCCGGCCGTCACCTCGCCCGCCGAGCTGGCCGCCAGCGGCTGGCCCCGGGACCACGAGGTGATCGGCGGCCGGGACATCGCCGCCGCCCTGTACCCCGACCACTGGGGGCTGTGGCTCAACCCGCACACCCCCGGCGGCGGCCTCGGCGTCCCCTGGGCCGATCTGCGCCGGATCGCCGGCGGCCTGGACCGGCTGCCGGCCGGCCCGCTGGTGATCACCGAGCCGACCGCGCCCGCGGAGCCCTTCTACCGGCGGCTCGCCGACGAGGCACGCCGTACCCCCGTGCTGCGCAGCCTGCGGCGCGGCTGGGTGCGGCCCGCCGTGGGCAGCGCCTACCTGGTGATCGGCCTGGAGGTGGACGATCCGGGGGAGGCGGCGGAGTCGGTGCGCCGGATGATGGCACGGGCCGTCGAGGCCGTCCCGGACGGGCTCGCGGTGGCCACGGTGGCCATGGCGGACGCGTACGATCCGGTCGCCCTGTGGCTGCGCGCCAGGGCCCGCCCCTTCTACTCGGCGCCCACCGCCTCCTGA